The Candidatus Thiopontia autotrophica genome includes a region encoding these proteins:
- a CDS encoding COX15/CtaA family protein, which translates to MRLNIRYLVVITVLLVVTLNFTSSYIRHVKSGLECVERPLCYGEVGVTGEAKGFAGIAEGEYHLATMTHRTLAGVIAILVLLVNIVLIRAGESDARLRKYAVTMGGTVLWLAGLGITAGGSLGLWVVMGNLLGGMILLGSSALLMAGVFGWEQRFSLQRVVMLAGAMLLLTMFMQGGMVSAKFAGMACTTLPDCNGYWWAENPLIQMHMMHRFSAAVAILYFGVMLLRALRRGDSGQRNFLLILLLLLFVQIKLGGLMVEEQLPLIVTSVHSTLSQLLIAALLIYSSVTGVRTEKGIESGV; encoded by the coding sequence ATGAGGTTGAATATCCGTTATCTGGTTGTAATAACAGTTCTGCTGGTGGTGACCCTCAACTTTACCAGCTCGTATATCAGGCATGTAAAGTCCGGGCTGGAGTGTGTTGAACGGCCACTCTGTTATGGTGAGGTTGGAGTAACTGGTGAGGCCAAGGGTTTTGCCGGTATTGCCGAGGGTGAATACCATTTAGCAACCATGACACACCGCACCCTGGCTGGTGTTATTGCAATACTTGTGTTGCTGGTAAATATTGTATTGATTAGGGCTGGAGAGAGTGATGCCAGATTAAGGAAATATGCCGTGACCATGGGCGGTACTGTATTGTGGCTCGCAGGGCTGGGGATAACCGCAGGTGGATCACTTGGTCTCTGGGTGGTTATGGGTAACCTTTTGGGGGGAATGATTCTGTTGGGTTCTTCTGCCCTGTTGATGGCTGGAGTTTTTGGCTGGGAGCAGAGATTCTCATTGCAGAGGGTGGTTATGCTGGCCGGTGCCATGTTGCTACTGACCATGTTTATGCAGGGCGGGATGGTCTCTGCCAAATTTGCAGGCATGGCCTGTACAACCCTACCTGACTGCAATGGATATTGGTGGGCAGAAAATCCTTTAATTCAGATGCATATGATGCACAGATTCTCGGCAGCGGTTGCTATTCTCTATTTTGGGGTAATGTTGCTGCGTGCCCTCAGGAGAGGTGATTCAGGTCAGAGAAATTTTCTACTCATATTGCTACTGCTGCTATTTGTACAGATCAAGCTTGGTGGCCTCATGGTGGAGGAGCAGCTTCCACTGATTGTGACCTCAGTTCACTCTACACTTTCCCAATTGCTTATAGCTGCTCTGCTGATCTATTCTTCGGTTACTGGTGTGAGAACAGAGAAGGGGATAGAGAGCGGTGTATAG
- a CDS encoding nitrate reductase cytochrome c-type subunit, with protein sequence MKKSIKLIAGVALSCFVVGVAGADVSSLRGGNALDAGAEKTKRAKIEKVSGGIARTWAEQPPMIPHDVDKYRISIKNNGCLKCHGAATYVKEKSPKVGDSHFLTREDKALEKVSSRRWFCSQCHATQKKLTPLVANTFETVDRSD encoded by the coding sequence ATGAAAAAATCAATTAAACTAATTGCTGGCGTTGCACTCTCCTGTTTTGTAGTGGGTGTTGCTGGTGCAGACGTAAGTTCACTTCGTGGTGGAAACGCTCTGGATGCAGGTGCGGAGAAGACCAAGAGGGCAAAGATAGAGAAGGTCTCTGGTGGTATTGCCCGAACCTGGGCAGAACAGCCTCCAATGATTCCTCATGATGTGGACAAATATCGGATCAGTATCAAGAACAATGGCTGCTTGAAATGCCATGGTGCTGCAACTTATGTGAAGGAGAAATCTCCCAAAGTTGGTGACAGCCATTTCTTGACCCGTGAGGATAAAGCTCTTGAAAAGGTCTCTAGTCGACGTTGGTTCTGTAGCCAGTGCCATGCGACACAGAAGAAGTTGACACCACTGGTTGCCAACACTTTTGAGACCGTTGATCGATCTGACTAG
- a CDS encoding c-type cytochrome, translating to MKTLIASLLFILTPLQAAEQSATLANEDLYQQNCAACHGADRLGLVGPALLPENLKRLRKKAAIETVTNGRPSTQMPPFDEKLSGEQIKALVSHIYTPLMDIPDWGESEIEKSYISYTPLTALPTEPQHYADPLNLFFVVEAGDHHATILDGDKLEPIHRFKTRFALHGGAKYSPDGRFVYFASRDGWVTLFDLHSMQMVAEIRAGINTRNIAVSSDGNTVAVGNYLPHNLVLLNANDLSLKSVIQVASGGESSRVSAVYDATPRNSFILALKDLPEVWEIPFPTDAQPEPVIRKIMLQETLDDFFFDQQYKHLIGSSRKGQGQVIDLDLGRKIADISLEGMPHLGSGISWRRGNQTVMASPNLRKSALTIIDVNNWKTIEEIKTKGPGFFMRSHENSRYAWADVFFGPNRDLVHIIDKQSLEIVKTVRPAPGKTAAHIEFTRDGRYALLSIWEEDGALIVYDGDTLEEIKRIPMKKPVGKYNVFNKITKSEGTSH from the coding sequence ATGAAAACATTAATAGCCTCTCTACTATTTATACTAACGCCCCTCCAGGCTGCAGAGCAGTCAGCAACCCTGGCTAATGAAGATCTCTATCAACAGAACTGTGCTGCCTGTCATGGTGCCGATCGACTTGGACTGGTAGGACCTGCACTGCTTCCGGAAAACCTGAAACGCCTGCGCAAGAAGGCTGCCATCGAGACAGTAACCAACGGACGCCCGTCCACCCAGATGCCCCCTTTTGACGAAAAGTTAAGTGGTGAGCAGATCAAGGCACTGGTCTCGCACATCTATACTCCACTAATGGATATTCCTGACTGGGGCGAGAGTGAGATAGAGAAGAGCTATATTAGTTACACCCCTCTCACCGCTCTACCAACAGAGCCTCAACACTATGCTGACCCACTAAATCTCTTTTTTGTGGTGGAGGCAGGAGACCACCATGCCACTATTCTGGATGGCGACAAACTGGAACCAATACACCGTTTCAAGACCCGCTTCGCGCTTCATGGAGGGGCCAAATACTCACCTGATGGACGTTTTGTCTATTTTGCCTCACGTGATGGATGGGTGACCCTGTTTGATCTCCACAGCATGCAGATGGTTGCCGAGATAAGAGCCGGTATCAATACCCGTAATATTGCTGTCTCCAGTGATGGCAATACAGTTGCTGTGGGCAACTACCTTCCACATAACCTGGTTCTGTTGAATGCCAACGATCTATCTCTAAAGAGTGTGATTCAGGTGGCGTCTGGAGGAGAGAGCTCGCGGGTCAGTGCGGTCTATGATGCCACACCACGTAACAGCTTTATTCTTGCACTCAAAGATCTGCCTGAGGTATGGGAGATCCCCTTCCCTACCGATGCTCAGCCAGAACCCGTCATCAGAAAAATCATGCTACAAGAGACTCTGGATGACTTCTTCTTTGATCAACAGTACAAACATCTGATCGGATCATCCAGAAAAGGCCAGGGCCAGGTAATTGATCTTGATCTGGGCAGAAAGATTGCAGACATCTCACTAGAGGGGATGCCCCATCTGGGATCAGGAATTAGCTGGAGGCGTGGTAATCAAACTGTAATGGCATCCCCAAACCTGCGCAAAAGTGCTCTTACCATCATTGATGTTAATAACTGGAAAACCATTGAGGAAATCAAGACCAAGGGGCCTGGATTCTTTATGCGCAGCCATGAGAATAGCCGTTACGCCTGGGCTGATGTCTTCTTCGGCCCCAACCGTGACCTGGTACATATTATTGACAAGCAGTCACTGGAGATTGTCAAAACAGTACGTCCCGCCCCCGGGAAAACCGCTGCCCATATCGAGTTTACCCGTGATGGACGTTATGCCCTGCTCAGTATCTGGGAGGAGGATGGTGCTCTGATAGTGTACGACGGAGATACCCTGGAGGAGATAAAACGAATCCCCATGAAGAAACCTGTCGGCAAGTATAATGTCTTCAACAAGATCACCAAATCCGAGGGTACCAGCCACTAG
- a CDS encoding Lrp/AsnC family transcriptional regulator translates to MDTINRRIINNLQGGFPVTESPYRDIAFKIGITEDELLWRLEVMKTDQIYSRFGPLYNAEALGGAVTLAAIKVPEDDFERVTELVNAHDEVAHNYRRSPSPLNMWFVLSTESSEEISVVLDEIAQETGLEVYNMPKQKEYFLELKLFV, encoded by the coding sequence CTGGATACTATTAATCGCAGAATCATAAACAACCTGCAGGGCGGGTTTCCTGTTACTGAGTCCCCATACCGCGATATTGCCTTTAAAATCGGAATCACGGAAGATGAGCTGTTATGGCGGCTTGAGGTTATGAAAACCGATCAGATCTATTCAAGATTTGGGCCGCTCTATAATGCCGAGGCCCTTGGAGGGGCAGTTACTCTGGCTGCGATCAAGGTGCCTGAGGATGATTTCGAACGTGTAACCGAACTGGTTAATGCCCATGATGAGGTAGCCCATAACTACAGACGTTCACCATCCCCCCTCAATATGTGGTTTGTGCTATCAACCGAGAGTAGCGAGGAGATTAGCGTGGTACTTGATGAGATAGCGCAGGAGACCGGGCTCGAGGTCTACAATATGCCGAAGCAGAAAGAGTACTTTCTGGAGCTCAAACTCTTCGTCTGA
- a CDS encoding chaperone NapD has translation MNICSVIIHVRPERAPSVTADIEKLQGAEVHGGAEDGKLIVTVEHDDDSVMSDTVNGFTSIDGVLNASMIYHHYEEFEVEQGVV, from the coding sequence ATGAATATCTGTAGCGTAATCATACATGTCCGGCCAGAGAGAGCACCATCTGTAACTGCAGACATAGAGAAGCTACAGGGGGCAGAGGTTCATGGAGGTGCAGAGGATGGGAAATTGATCGTAACCGTTGAACATGATGATGATTCAGTAATGTCAGATACAGTCAATGGTTTTACCAGTATAGATGGTGTATTGAATGCCTCAATGATTTACCACCACTATGAAGAATTTGAAGTAGAGCAAGGAGTAGTCTAG
- a CDS encoding DUF1566 domain-containing protein: MKKVIGLILFPLFLMGCEGLTDEDRKIREENFVRVTADGSVYSGSGNYADAPWECVYDKSTGLHWEVKRPEPGELRSADNTYTWYDPEMRENFIGVANGGSCAGSDCDAISYVAEVNKEGICGLNDWHLPENIEMGSIAFISKDRSIDPNFRNFFPNGHAADYWTASTYAFQGGSAWAWDFKLGYDHVDWQKNPKHIRLVAGKVDNEYIQDNKNELFGERPERREQ, translated from the coding sequence ATGAAAAAAGTAATAGGCTTGATCCTGTTCCCACTATTTTTGATGGGATGCGAAGGGCTCACAGATGAGGATAGAAAGATCCGTGAGGAGAACTTTGTCAGAGTAACTGCAGATGGATCTGTGTACAGTGGTAGTGGAAATTATGCTGATGCCCCATGGGAGTGTGTATATGACAAATCAACAGGGCTTCACTGGGAGGTAAAGAGGCCTGAGCCAGGTGAGCTACGTTCTGCCGACAACACCTATACCTGGTATGACCCCGAGATGAGAGAGAATTTCATAGGTGTAGCCAATGGAGGCAGCTGTGCAGGGAGTGATTGTGATGCGATCTCTTATGTGGCAGAGGTTAACAAGGAGGGAATCTGTGGTCTGAATGATTGGCATCTGCCAGAGAATATAGAGATGGGTTCTATAGCATTTATCAGCAAGGACAGAAGTATTGACCCGAACTTTCGTAATTTCTTCCCTAATGGACATGCCGCTGATTATTGGACAGCTTCAACCTATGCGTTCCAGGGAGGAAGTGCATGGGCCTGGGATTTCAAGCTGGGCTATGATCATGTGGATTGGCAGAAAAACCCCAAACATATTCGCCTGGTTGCTGGAAAGGTAGATAACGAATATATTCAAGACAATAAAAATGAACTCTTTGGTGAGAGGCCAGAACGAAGAGAGCAGTAA
- the napA gene encoding nitrate reductase catalytic subunit NapA, with translation MSMNRRDFIKTNAIAAAAATAGITIPVVTQAKDGMDKDGIRWDKAACRFCGTGCSVLIGTKGGRVVATQGDPDAPVNKGLNCIKGYFLSKIMYGKDRLTKPLLRKTNGQYDKNGEFEEISWDEAFKTMAEKWVTARKKGPKGVGMFGSGQWTIWEGYAAQKLLKAGFRSNSLEPNARHCMASAVGSFMRTFGIDEPMGCYDDLEHADAFVLWGSNMSEMHPILWSRLTDTRLSKKDSEVHVLSTFRHRSCDLADNELIFIPNTDLAIANYIANYIIQTKAYNQAFIDKNVNFKKTPTDIGYGLRASHPLEKAKTGKGGKLSGITFEEYAKSVEPYTLEHASKISGVPKTRLKKLAKLYADPNKKVTSFWTMGMNQHTRGVWMNSLVYNIHLMMGKISEPGNSPFSLTGQPSACGTAREVGTFTHRLPADYVVKKDAHCKFAEKIWKLPAGTIPRANGKTDGADQTDISGKPMGKTMIHAVAMHRALKDGVMNCFWVMCNNNLQAAANFNEESLPGWRNPDNFITVSDPYPTISAMGADMILPTSMWVEKEGAYGNSERRTQFWRQQTKGPGESKSDLWQVMEFAKYVKTDDVWDADLLAAAPEYKGKTLYDVLYANGQVDKFPAQEVKDPEGNLYGNDEMEDFGYYVQKGLFEEYRRFQFEGPKKGHEMAPYEDYHASRGIRWPVIDGKETLWRYREGYDALVPKGAGVKFYGKPDGKANIITAPYEPPAESPDKEYDLWLSTGRVLEHWHSASMTRRVPELYKAMPDAVIYMHPKDAKKRKLRRGKYAKVVSRRGEIMARVETRGRNKPPQGLIFVPWFDAGRLINKVTLDATDPLSKETDYKKCAVKVVKA, from the coding sequence ATGAGTATGAATAGAAGAGATTTTATCAAGACCAATGCAATTGCTGCAGCAGCAGCAACTGCAGGGATCACCATTCCTGTCGTCACCCAGGCAAAGGATGGCATGGACAAGGACGGTATTCGCTGGGATAAGGCGGCATGTCGTTTTTGTGGTACAGGATGCAGTGTATTGATCGGAACCAAGGGCGGCAGGGTGGTTGCTACCCAGGGTGACCCGGATGCACCGGTTAACAAGGGGTTGAACTGTATTAAGGGATATTTCCTCTCCAAGATTATGTATGGAAAGGATCGTCTCACCAAGCCACTGCTTCGCAAGACCAATGGCCAATATGACAAGAATGGCGAATTTGAGGAGATCTCCTGGGATGAGGCCTTCAAGACCATGGCTGAGAAGTGGGTGACTGCCCGTAAGAAAGGACCAAAAGGGGTCGGTATGTTCGGCTCCGGTCAGTGGACCATATGGGAAGGTTATGCCGCCCAGAAGCTACTCAAGGCAGGTTTCCGCTCCAATAGTCTTGAGCCAAATGCCCGTCACTGTATGGCATCGGCTGTGGGATCATTTATGCGTACCTTCGGTATTGATGAGCCAATGGGTTGTTATGATGACCTTGAGCATGCAGATGCATTTGTACTCTGGGGTTCAAACATGTCTGAGATGCATCCAATTCTCTGGTCACGACTAACTGATACCCGTCTGAGCAAGAAGGATTCTGAGGTTCATGTGCTCTCTACCTTCAGACATCGTAGCTGTGACTTGGCTGATAATGAGCTTATCTTTATCCCCAATACTGACTTGGCAATTGCCAACTATATTGCCAACTATATCATTCAGACCAAGGCCTACAACCAGGCATTTATTGATAAGAATGTAAACTTCAAAAAGACCCCAACTGATATCGGTTATGGTCTGCGTGCATCACACCCTCTGGAGAAGGCAAAAACCGGAAAGGGCGGCAAGCTCTCTGGCATCACCTTTGAGGAGTATGCAAAGTCTGTTGAGCCATATACCCTGGAGCATGCTTCCAAGATCTCTGGCGTACCAAAAACCAGACTGAAGAAGTTGGCAAAACTCTACGCTGACCCCAACAAGAAGGTCACCTCATTCTGGACTATGGGAATGAATCAGCACACACGTGGTGTCTGGATGAACAGCCTGGTCTATAACATCCATCTGATGATGGGCAAGATCTCAGAGCCTGGCAACAGCCCATTTTCTCTGACCGGACAGCCATCAGCCTGTGGTACTGCACGTGAGGTTGGTACCTTTACCCACCGTCTGCCTGCTGATTATGTGGTCAAGAAGGATGCGCACTGTAAGTTTGCCGAGAAGATATGGAAGCTGCCGGCAGGTACCATCCCAAGAGCCAATGGCAAGACCGATGGTGCTGACCAGACTGACATCAGTGGCAAGCCAATGGGCAAGACCATGATCCATGCAGTTGCCATGCATCGTGCACTTAAAGATGGTGTGATGAACTGCTTCTGGGTTATGTGTAACAACAACCTGCAGGCTGCAGCAAACTTCAATGAGGAGTCTCTGCCTGGATGGCGTAATCCTGATAACTTCATTACTGTCTCTGATCCATATCCAACGATATCTGCGATGGGTGCAGACATGATTCTACCTACCTCAATGTGGGTGGAGAAAGAGGGTGCATACGGCAACTCCGAGCGTCGTACCCAGTTCTGGCGTCAGCAGACCAAGGGGCCTGGTGAGTCAAAATCAGATCTCTGGCAGGTTATGGAATTTGCCAAGTATGTGAAGACTGATGATGTTTGGGATGCGGATCTTCTGGCTGCAGCACCTGAGTACAAGGGTAAGACCCTATATGATGTGCTCTATGCCAATGGTCAGGTTGACAAGTTCCCTGCTCAGGAGGTCAAGGATCCAGAGGGTAATCTCTACGGTAATGATGAGATGGAGGACTTTGGGTACTATGTACAGAAAGGTCTTTTCGAAGAGTACCGTCGCTTCCAGTTTGAGGGTCCAAAGAAGGGTCATGAGATGGCACCATATGAGGACTACCATGCATCCCGTGGTATTCGCTGGCCGGTAATTGATGGCAAGGAGACGCTCTGGAGATATCGTGAAGGTTACGATGCTCTTGTACCCAAGGGTGCTGGTGTTAAATTCTATGGTAAGCCAGATGGCAAGGCCAATATCATTACTGCACCTTATGAGCCACCTGCGGAGAGTCCTGATAAAGAGTACGATCTCTGGCTATCCACCGGGCGTGTTCTTGAGCACTGGCACTCTGCTTCCATGACTCGCCGTGTACCTGAGCTCTACAAGGCTATGCCGGACGCAGTGATCTACATGCATCCAAAAGATGCCAAGAAGCGCAAGCTGCGTCGAGGCAAGTATGCCAAGGTAGTTAGTCGTCGTGGGGAGATTATGGCCAGGGTTGAGACCCGTGGTCGTAACAAACCACCACAGGGATTGATCTTTGTGCCATGGTTTGATGCCGGACGTCTGATTAATAAGGTAACACTGGATGCCACTGATCCACTCTCGAAAGAGACGGATTACAAAAAGTGCGCAGTTAAAGTGGTCAAGGCATAA
- the nirJ gene encoding heme d1 biosynthesis radical SAM protein NirJ, with protein sequence MFRISQYMKELRTPTPIQPTRAPSGPVVIWNLIRRCNLTCKHCYSISADTNFKGELSTEEIFTVMDNLKQYGVKVLILSGGEPLMRPDIFEISHRAKEMGFYVGLSTNGTLIDYDNIDRIAAVGYDYVGISIDGMRETHDQFRRKEGAYEEAMTGIRLCMQHQIKVGLRFTLTQDNENELPQMLKMLEMKNIEKFYLSHLNYAGRGNKNREDDAYHQSTRRAMDLLFESAMQSVQHGIKREYVTGNNDADGVYLLHWARKNYPEHADHIEEKLMQWGGNQSGVNISNIDNLGNVHPDTMWWDYNLGNVRERPFSEIWEDTSDPLMAGLKQQPRDVKGRCRECAYLKICGGNTRVRALQLSGDVWAEDPGCYLTDEEIGVL encoded by the coding sequence ATGTTTAGAATCAGCCAATACATGAAGGAGCTACGTACTCCAACACCCATTCAACCGACTCGGGCTCCATCTGGTCCAGTTGTGATCTGGAATCTGATCAGACGCTGCAATCTAACCTGTAAACACTGTTACTCAATCTCTGCTGATACCAACTTCAAGGGAGAGCTCTCCACTGAGGAGATTTTTACGGTGATGGATAATCTTAAACAGTATGGAGTAAAGGTGCTGATCCTCTCTGGAGGGGAACCTCTGATGAGACCGGATATCTTCGAGATCTCTCACCGAGCCAAAGAGATGGGGTTCTACGTCGGCCTCTCCACCAACGGAACATTGATCGACTATGACAACATAGACCGGATTGCAGCTGTTGGGTATGACTATGTGGGAATCAGTATCGACGGGATGCGTGAGACCCATGACCAGTTTCGTCGCAAAGAGGGAGCCTATGAGGAGGCAATGACTGGAATACGGCTATGTATGCAACATCAGATCAAGGTTGGATTACGCTTCACCCTTACCCAGGACAATGAGAATGAACTTCCCCAGATGCTGAAGATGCTGGAGATGAAAAATATCGAGAAGTTTTATCTGTCACATCTCAACTATGCAGGACGGGGAAACAAAAATCGTGAGGATGATGCATACCACCAGAGCACAAGACGGGCTATGGATCTGCTGTTTGAGTCAGCCATGCAATCTGTACAGCACGGTATTAAACGAGAGTATGTGACTGGCAACAATGATGCGGATGGCGTCTATCTACTGCACTGGGCGAGAAAAAATTATCCTGAACATGCTGATCATATTGAAGAGAAGCTGATGCAGTGGGGAGGAAATCAGTCTGGAGTGAATATCTCGAATATCGATAATCTGGGAAATGTACATCCAGACACCATGTGGTGGGACTATAACCTTGGCAACGTCAGGGAGAGGCCTTTCTCCGAGATTTGGGAAGATACCAGTGACCCTCTGATGGCTGGTCTCAAACAGCAACCACGAGATGTGAAGGGGCGCTGCAGAGAGTGCGCATATCTGAAAATATGTGGCGGCAACACCAGAGTACGTGCACTGCAGCTCAGTGGTGATGTCTGGGCAGAGGATCCCGGTTGTTATCTGACTGATGAGGAGATTGGGGTTTTATGA
- a CDS encoding AsnC family transcriptional regulator, with protein MDEIDRKIIAATQSGLPLVNHPYHEVAESLGLSAEDVMERMRAMLESGIIRRIGIIPNHYKLGYKSNGMTVWDVPDEEIDTLGKSIGKLEFVSHCYQRPRHLPEWPYNLFAMVHGKTRNEVMSKAKQIEDIMGQSVRSHDILFSDAVLKKTGLRLLKAHNKNQE; from the coding sequence ATGGATGAGATAGATCGTAAAATAATTGCCGCCACTCAGTCTGGATTGCCCCTGGTAAATCACCCCTATCATGAGGTGGCAGAGTCGCTTGGACTCTCTGCAGAGGATGTAATGGAGAGAATGCGAGCCATGCTGGAGAGTGGCATTATCCGTAGAATCGGTATAATCCCAAACCACTACAAGCTTGGTTACAAGTCCAATGGAATGACAGTATGGGATGTACCTGATGAGGAGATTGATACTCTTGGCAAGTCTATTGGAAAACTTGAGTTTGTCAGCCACTGTTATCAGAGACCTCGCCATCTGCCGGAATGGCCATATAACCTGTTTGCCATGGTTCATGGAAAAACCCGCAATGAGGTAATGTCAAAAGCTAAACAGATTGAGGATATTATGGGGCAATCGGTGCGCTCTCATGACATTCTCTTCAGTGATGCTGTACTGAAAAAAACCGGGCTGCGCCTGCTCAAGGCACATAATAAAAACCAAGAGTAG
- a CDS encoding COX15/CtaA family protein, whose protein sequence is MVVLGGITRLTGSGLSMVDWDPLMGWIPPLTQMEWERVFDLYRQSPEYQKINMGMDLAGFQSIFLLEYLHRVLGRLIGLAFLLPFIYFWVTGKIQRSAIPRFILMFILGGLQGVLGWYMVKSGLIDNPHVSQYRLTAHLAAAFLIYAYLFWTALGYLLPNAKFRMGRNLSAKLYGTSRWLTILIVITILSGGFVAGLKAGYGYNTFPDMNGMYIPDGLFRESPLWINFFENRTTVQFDHRILAITVLIATITVWFRYRQAELSKYARSGMNALMVMVLIQVALGISTLLLVVPIHLASTHQAGAVALFTITLFVTYAARRGMR, encoded by the coding sequence ATGGTGGTGCTTGGCGGGATTACTCGTCTGACTGGCTCCGGCCTCTCAATGGTGGATTGGGATCCACTGATGGGGTGGATTCCGCCACTGACTCAGATGGAGTGGGAGCGTGTGTTTGACCTCTATCGTCAATCCCCCGAGTACCAGAAGATCAATATGGGGATGGACTTGGCAGGCTTCCAGTCAATCTTCCTGTTAGAGTATCTGCACAGGGTTCTGGGGCGTCTGATTGGCCTCGCCTTCCTGCTGCCATTCATCTACTTTTGGGTTACCGGCAAGATTCAGCGTTCGGCTATCCCACGATTTATTCTGATGTTCATCCTGGGTGGTCTTCAGGGTGTGTTGGGATGGTACATGGTCAAGAGTGGGTTGATTGATAACCCTCATGTTAGCCAGTATCGTCTGACTGCACATCTTGCGGCAGCATTCCTGATCTATGCATACCTGTTCTGGACCGCGCTTGGCTATCTGCTTCCTAATGCCAAATTCAGAATGGGCAGAAATCTCTCGGCTAAACTATATGGAACATCACGCTGGCTAACTATCCTGATTGTGATCACTATACTCTCGGGCGGGTTTGTTGCAGGTCTCAAGGCAGGGTATGGTTACAATACCTTTCCGGACATGAATGGAATGTATATCCCTGATGGTCTCTTCAGGGAGAGCCCGCTCTGGATCAACTTCTTTGAAAACAGAACCACAGTACAGTTTGACCACCGCATCCTGGCAATTACCGTATTGATAGCAACCATAACTGTCTGGTTCCGATATCGACAGGCAGAGCTCTCTAAATATGCCCGTAGCGGGATGAATGCACTGATGGTAATGGTGCTGATTCAGGTGGCTCTCGGAATCAGTACGCTTTTACTGGTTGTGCCAATTCATCTGGCATCAACCCATCAGGCAGGTGCTGTGGCACTCTTCACCATAACCCTGTTTGTCACCTATGCAGCTCGTCGTGGGATGAGATAG
- a CDS encoding Lrp/AsnC family transcriptional regulator, whose amino-acid sequence MISNKDVSIKKITEADKRLLAAIQTGLPLTPRPYDDIGKMIGMSEHEVIDRVQQLQLGGIIRRMGIIVHHRPLGYNANAMVVWNLPTTLVDEFGKKVSKLDFVTLCYQRKTDPDVWPYNLYTMIHGKDRESVMKRVNTLLSLSPVKDIDHQILFSSRRFKQQGARYFSSTSRAATAVAPELKPE is encoded by the coding sequence ATGATCAGCAACAAGGATGTCTCCATCAAGAAAATCACAGAAGCGGACAAGAGATTGTTGGCTGCGATCCAGACTGGATTACCCCTCACCCCACGACCGTATGATGATATCGGCAAGATGATCGGGATGAGTGAGCATGAGGTCATTGACAGGGTTCAGCAGCTACAGCTTGGCGGAATCATCCGGCGGATGGGAATTATCGTCCACCACCGCCCCCTGGGATACAACGCAAATGCCATGGTGGTGTGGAACCTTCCGACCACTCTTGTAGACGAATTTGGGAAGAAGGTCTCCAAGCTGGATTTTGTTACCCTCTGTTATCAACGAAAAACTGATCCTGATGTATGGCCATATAATCTCTACACCATGATTCACGGCAAGGACCGGGAGAGTGTAATGAAGAGGGTAAATACCCTGCTGTCACTATCTCCGGTTAAGGATATTGACCACCAGATTCTATTCAGTAGTCGCCGCTTCAAACAGCAAGGTGCTCGTTACTTTTCATCCACAAGCAGAGCGGCAACTGCAGTTGCTCCTGAGCTAAAGCCTGAATAA
- a CDS encoding Lrp/AsnC family transcriptional regulator, translated as MSQPLSIQDRRLLNEFQHHFPLSPHPYADLAERLGTSEEEVLGQIKRLQGDGLISRVGAVIQPHTIGYSTLAAMSIPTDKIEDVVELINQLPQVNHNYERENKMNIWFVVTAEDENSLNLILQRIERETGYQVHSFPMVKDFHIDLGFKLDWKHPFSIQSGSVHPAAFS; from the coding sequence ATGTCCCAACCATTATCAATACAGGATCGTCGCCTGCTGAATGAGTTTCAGCACCACTTTCCCCTCTCCCCGCACCCCTATGCAGATCTGGCTGAGCGCTTGGGCACTAGTGAGGAGGAGGTACTTGGACAGATAAAACGACTCCAGGGTGATGGATTGATCAGCCGGGTAGGGGCGGTAATTCAGCCCCACACCATTGGCTACAGCACATTGGCTGCAATGAGCATTCCCACTGATAAAATCGAGGATGTGGTGGAGCTTATCAACCAGCTACCGCAGGTTAACCATAACTATGAACGAGAGAACAAGATGAATATCTGGTTTGTGGTAACAGCTGAAGATGAAAACAGTCTAAACCTGATTCTGCAGAGGATCGAGAGAGAGACTGGATACCAGGTCCACTCATTTCCCATGGTAAAAGACTTCCATATTGATCTGGGATTCAAGCTGGACTGGAAACATCCATTCAGCATACAGTCAGGCTCTGTACACCCGGCGGCATTCTCATGA